A genomic region of Aspergillus oryzae RIB40 DNA, chromosome 1 contains the following coding sequences:
- a CDS encoding uncharacterized protein (amino acid transporters) yields the protein MTSYELKNHVPANNEVRISGGYSTKDHDNAELARLGKKPVLKRTFGILSSLGFSCTILATWEGLFGGGPAGAVYSFIFVWTGTACSFAVLSELVSMAPTSGGQYHWCAMLSPPRMMKCLSYITGWVTTIGWMSAFTSASFLAGTEIQGVVTLAHEHYDPKPWQGTLIMWAAILLALGINIVGGKLLPRFETLVLVVHILGYFAILIPLTYMADHKSNQEVFKEFVNSGGFPTDGLAFFVGMTGCVFAFAGGDAAVHMAEEVANATVAIPRAVLLSVLINGTLGFTMLIATLFCMGDVDKALNTPTGYPFIEIFYQATDSISGALGMSSVLLIIAVCSVIGMLAATSRQFWSFARDRAVPGWRLWSKVSPRTCIPTYSILLTMTVAALLGLVNIGSAVALNGIISMAVSGIYLSYLIVAILLLYRRCTGEISLYSDGEDMLVNVPGAKLMWGPFHIRGIFGTLINGYAVIYMIIVVFFSFWPSQMSVDKTTMNFSVVGTIGTIILALIYYVFRARHVYTGPVIELHRCLPPTLGHNLPRTRLSRVQRRIPIGAFRQ from the exons ATGACATCGTATGAATTGAAAAACCACGTACCCGCCAATAACGAGGTCCGCATCTCGGGTGGTTATTCCACAAAGGATCACGATAATGCTGAGCTCGCGCGCTTGGGAAAGAAACCCGTTCTGAAG CGAACCTTCGGAATCTTGTCGAGTCTCGGTTTCAGTTGTACCATTCTCGCCACGTGGGAAGGGTTATTTGG TGGTGGTCCAGCGGGCGCGGTCTACTCGTTCATCTTCGTCTGGACGGGAACAGCATGCTCCTTCGCGGTGCTTTCGGAGCTGGTCTCCAT GGCACCAACGTCCGGAGGGCAATATCACTGGTGTGCGATGCTTTCCCcgccgaggatgatgaaaTGCCTGAGTTACATCACCG GCTGGGTGACAACCATTGGCTGGATGTCTGCTTTTACCAGTGCCAGCTTCTTGGCGGGGACGGAAATTCAGGGCGTTGTGACCCTCGCGCACGAACATTATGATCCCAAGCCATGGCAAGGCACCCTAATCATGTGGGCCGCGATATTACTAGCTCTAGGGATCAACATCGTCGGAGGAAAGTTGCTTCCCAGATTCGAGACTCTGGTTCTAGTCGTTCATATCCTGGGATATTTCGCGATCCTGATCCCCTTGACGTACATGGCCGACCATAAGTCCAACCAGGAGGTTTTCAAGGAATTTGTGAACAGCGGTGGGTTCCCGACAGACGGGCTGGCCTTTTTTGTCGGCATGACCGGATgtgtttttgcttttgcggGTGGTGATGCGGCGGTGCAC ATGGCGGAAGAAGTCGCAAATGCCACGGTCGCAATCCCGCGCGCGGTTCTTCTGAGTGTTTTAATCAACGGTACCCTTGGGTTTACTATGTTGATCGCCACCCTTTTCTGCATGGGAGACGTCGACAAGGCCCTCAATACGCCTACCGGGTATCCGTTCATTGAAATCTTCTACCAGGCCACCGATTCCATTTCGGGGGCGCTGGGAATGAGCTCGGTCCTGCTCATCATCGCCGTTTGTTCAGTCATTGGGATGCTGGCGGCCACCTCGCGACAGTTTTGGTCGTTCGCCAGAGATCGCGCGGTACCCGGCTGGCGCTTGTGGAGTAAG GTTTCCCCGCGAACATGCATTCCGACCTATTCCATCCTTCTCACCATGACCGTCGCAGCTCTGCTGGGACTCGTTAACATTGGATCCGCTGTGGCTTTGAACGGTATCATCTCCATGGCGGTGTCAGGCATCTATCTTTCTTATCTGATTGTCGCAATCCTACTTCTCTACCGTCGTTGCACGGGTGAAATCTCTCTGTATAGTGACGGAGAGGACATGCTGGTCAACGTACCTGGTGCCAAGCTGATGTGGGGACCATTTCACATTCGAGGCATCTTCGGCACCTTGATCAATGGCTACGCTGTCATCTACATGATCATTGTGGTGTTTTTCAGTTTCTGGCCCAGCCAGATGTCCGTTGACAAAACGACGATGAACTTCAGTGTCGTCGGCACGATCGGGACGATTATCCTGGCGCTGATCTACTATGTCTTCCGGGCCCGACATGTGTACACTGGACCGGTCATCGAATTACATCG CTGTCTCCCTCCGACTCTGGGGCACAATCTCCCGCGTACTCGATTGTCTCGAGTGCAGCGTCGCATCCCGATCGGTGCTTTCCGGCAGTGA
- a CDS encoding uncharacterized protein (predicted protein) — translation MQIINNKRYLLANHIASELPPERQAPLFIRKDMDKVGAMIKLSKRISSTASADTESMKMTGEHLTKAPPERLLEDEREYSPRTPKLLGYGGPEQSPEDEYKGGYIHTFAMAGMPVGG, via the exons ATGCAAA TAATCAACAACAAACGATACCTCCTGGCAAACCACATCGCCTCAGAACTACCTCCAGAGCGACAAGCTcctctcttcatccgaaAAGACATGGACAAAGTAGGCGCCATGATCAAACTTTCGAAGCGCATAAGTTCAACCGCCTCCGCGGACACAGAAAGCATGAAGATGACTGGTGAACACCTTACCAAAGCCCCACCGGAGCGTCTCTTAGAGGACGAAAGGGAATATTCTCCAAGAACACCGAAACTGCTGGGCTATGGTGGACCGGAACAGTCCCCAGAAGACGAATATAAGGGCGGATATATCCACACCTTCGCCATGGCGGGAATGCCCGTGGGCGGGTGA
- a CDS encoding uncharacterized protein (predicted protein): MCVPIPLILHAKIPLSQKIVLVALFSSGIFVMICAVLRAYLSVRDIDHLPTALGWASREGFVSAFIVCAPGIKPLFTRIGWFKSYGSSNNYANKYSSTHKTRTGRFTSRQSREFNTLNSTNEVHPYEMSNMAWNGGRRDSSAESQQHIIEATPQKRGDSPEHGIVVTTDVTLAHEVSPTELKSPGRCRS, translated from the coding sequence ATGTGTGTCCCGATTCCACTCATTCTGCACGCCAAAATCCCCCTTTCCCAAAAGATTGTTCTCGTCGCCCTATTCTCCTCCGGCATCTTCGTCATGATATGCGCCGTTCTTCGCGCGTATCTTTCCGTCCGAGACATCGATCACCTGCCCACCGCACTCGGCTGGGCTTCGCGCGAAGGATTCGTATCGGCATTCATCGTCTGCGCACCGGGAATCAAACCTCTCTTCACCCGCATCGGATGGTTCAAGTCATACGGATCCTCAAATAACTACGCCAACAAGTATAGCTCGACCCACAAAACCCGGACGGGGAGATTTACCTCCCGACAAAGCCGGGAGTTCAATACGCTCAATTCTACAAATGAGGTGCATCCGTATGAGATGTCTAACATGGCGTGGAATGGCGGACGACGGGATTCTTCCGCTGAAAGCCAGCAGCATATCATTGAGGCTACCCCTCAAAAGCGTGGTGATAGCCCTGAACATGGAATTGTCGTAACGACGGATGTTACGCTCGCTCATGAGGTCTCACCTACGGAGTTAAAATCGCCGGGGCGGTGTAGAAGTTGA
- a CDS encoding uncharacterized protein (predicted protein): MDHNTIKKLLVEVQASLDVYQSDPTDTSRVEAQEKALKLARALEKPRDAILKIAYSPTVVMAVKVAHDLNVFPTLANATSPVLLNELAVLKPADPLLVERMMRLLVAHGFAEEPEPCEYLPTALSKEMTQRTSIGVVESLFLEFLPGIQKVPEYLQVIGYKSPEDPLFAPLQYAHNFKQDGFSWLCENPAALTRFNAFMEGQRADRPHWADWFPIPDQILASAHKGSDGPLLVDIGGGRGHDLLGFKQRFPEAPGKLVLEDLPTVIEEARSALDLEGNGIDAVGYDFFAQEQPIKGARVYYFRNIFHDWSDDKARLIIKNLVPAMERGYSKVLMEEYIIPDKNARALEGMTDIAVMVFCSGLERTRQRFTNLLESAGLKVTKFWTREGDGQGIIEAELA, translated from the exons ATGGACCACAACACAATTAAGAAGCTCCTAGTAGAGGTTCAAGCATCGCTAGATGTTTATCAGTCTGACCCCACGGATACTTCTCGGGTCGAGGCCCAGGAGAAGGCGCTCAAATTGGCACGCGCATTAGAAAAGCCTCGCGATGCGATCTTGAAAATTGCCTACTCT CCAACCGTGGTCATGGCGGTTAAGGTGGCTCATGACTTGAATGTGTTCCCAACTTTGGCGAACGCCACATCCCCCGTGCTGTTGAACGAGCTTGCGGTCCTGAAGCCCGCAGATCCTTTATTGGTTG AGCGTATGATGCGTCTCCTCGTAGCCCATGGTTTCGCTGAGGAGCCAGAACCATGTGAATACCTCCCTACGGCCCTCTCCAAGGAAATGACCCAGCGGACGTCAATCGGTGTCGTTGAGTCCCT CTTCCTCGAGTTCCTTCCCGGCATCCAGAAAGTTCCCGAGTACCTCCAAGTCATCGGATACAAAAGTCCCGAGGATCCCTTGTTTGCTCCGCTGCAATATGCGCACAACTTCAAGCAAGATGGCTTTTCCTGGCTCTGCGAGAACCCTGCTGCCCTCACCCGCTTCAATGCCTTCATGGAAGGCCAGCGTGCGGATCGTCCTCACTGGGCCGACTGGTTCCCCATCCCCGATCAGATCCTCGCCAGTGCTCACAAAGGCTCGGATGGACCCCTTCTAGTGGATATCGGTGGCGGTCGCGGACATGACCTGCTCGGGTTCAAGCAACGGTTCCCTGAGGCGCCGGGTAAGTTGGTCCTAGAGGATCTGCCCACGGTCATTGAGGAGGCACGGTCCGCCCTCGATCTGGAAGGCAACGGCATTGATGCGGTTGGATATGATTTCTTCGCTCAGGAACAGCCCATTAAAG GTGCCCGTGTCTACTACTTCCGGAACATCTTCCACGACTGGTCAGACGATAAGGCGCGCCTTATCATCAAGAATCTCGTCCCTGCCATGGAGCGCGGCTACTCAAAGGTTCTCATGGAGGAGTATATTATCCCCGATAAGAACGCCCGAGCACTAGAGGGAATGACCGATATTGCAGTGATGGTCTTCTGCTCCGGACTAGAGCGCACACGCCAGCGATTCACAAACCTATTGGAGTCTGCCGGTCTGAAGGTGACTAAGTTCTGGACCCGCGAGGGGGATGGACAGGGAATCATTGAGGCGGAGTTGGCCTAA
- a CDS encoding transcription factor domain-containing protein (predicted protein), which yields MRLSISCDACRQSKVKCVHDGHPPCRRCQRLNRQSCVLTDPRSSPLRPRRDLLRVQSKTRPASRSGAESCPVNGNNGRQWCPVATSSNPIASIPSSVLINACDIYRKKFPVANFLHYPSLIAEISTNSSSVDSVFVASLLALCARFLPEHQLQPGEIYAEYARVQLAHRAFEGPSLYLAQSLVIVSLYEWGSGRPYKAWMYSGMATYMIQSLLKTADDSMEHNPDEFHASQIQYEQLVRTYWCCFAQDCELSSGARQHFALSFRQISVPLPIGDHDFNFGRRASRRLMPANLTRDSPLSAAMTIDHGLTIVTRGFDIFVRILRFANESRRGRTSSSLNTELSPQKTWENLKEELDEWRSLQDVTVRYPSTSAQAHVALGYGELFAYINLVYFMRQV from the exons ATGCGTCTTTCGATATCCTGTGATGCCTGTCG GCAATCAAAGGTCAAATGTGTCCATGACGGCCACCCTCCCTGTCGGCGATGTCAACGCCTCAATCGCCAGTCCTGTGTACTCACAGACCCGCGGTCGTCGCCTTTGCGCCCCAGACGAGACTTATTGCGTGTTCAGTCAAAGACAAGACCGGCCTCTAGGTCGGGAGCAGAAAGCTGTCCGGTGAACGGAAACAATGGCAGACAGTGGTGTCCAGTTGCCACATCTTCCAACCCAATTGCTTCAATTCCCTCGTCCGTACTCATCAATGCCTGTGACATCTATCGCAAAAAGTTTCCTGTGGCCAACTTCCTTCATTACCCATCACTGATTGCGGAAATCTCTACGAATTCCTCGTCGGTGGATTCGGTATTCGTGGCTTCATTACTCGCCCTCTGTGCGCGATTCCTGCCGGAGCATCAGCTGCAACCTGGAGAGATATACGCCGAGTATGCGCGGGTGCAGTTGGCTCATCGGGCCTTTGAAGGCCCTTCTCTTTACTTGGCACAATCTTTGGTAATCGTTTCGTTATACGAATGGGGGTCGGGCCGCCCTTATAAGGCGTGGATGTACAGCG GAATGGCCACATACATGATTCAATCGCTCCTGAAGACTGCAGACGACAGTATGGAACACAATCCGGATGAGTTTCATGCCTCCCAGATTCAATACGAACAGCTAGTCCGCACGTACTGGTGCTGCTTCGCCCAAGACTGTGAGCTGAGCTCTGGTGCCCGTCAACATTTCGCCCTATCTTTTCGCCAGATATCGGTACCACTACCCATTGGTGACCATGATTTCAATTTTGGTCGGCGAGCATCTCGTCGCCTGATGCCTGCTAACCTCACCCGAGACTCTCCTCTTTCCGCTGCGATGACCATTGATCACGGCTTGACGATCGTCACGCGCGGCTTCGACATTTTTGTGCGTATCCTGCGCTTTGCGAACGAAAGCCGTCGCGGCcggacatcatcatcgttgaaCACCGAGCTATCGCCGCAGAAAACATGGGAAAATCTCaaagaggaattggatgaATGGCGATCCCTGCAGGACGTGACGGTCCGGTATCCAAGTACGAGTGCCCAAGCACATGTGGCGCTAGGATACGGGGAGCTTTTCGCCTACATCAACTTGGTCTATTTCATGAGGCAAGTCTGA
- a CDS encoding uncharacterized protein (predicted protein) produces the protein MPNTLGNGEWLEVGQSLWSQNGQVELKMQHDGKIAVYVNAECVFQNTADQRDDVKGIHMQEDGNLVMYTHDGTAIWHTNTAAPSGDSTTICAVQNDGNVVLYKGTPLWASNTGH, from the exons ATGCCCAACACTCTTGGTAACGGTGAATGGCTCGAAGTTGGCCAGAGCCTTTGGAGTCAGAATGGCCAGGTTGAGTTGAAAATGCAGCACGATGGCAAGATCGCGGTCTACGTGAACGCGGAATGTGTATTCCAGAACACAGCCGACCAGAGGGACGATGTCAAGGGTATCCACATGCAAGAGGACGGTAATCTTGTTATGTA CACTCACGACGGCACTGCCATCTGGCACACCAACACCGCCGCTCCATCGGGCGACAGCACAACCATCTGTGCAGTGCAGAATGACGGTAATGTTGTTCTGTACAAGGGCACGCCTCTCTGGGCCAGCAACACCGGTCACTGA
- a CDS encoding M3 family metallopeptidase (metalloendopeptidase family - saccharolysin & thimet oligopeptidase), which yields MSEQTIIPPPPPKFDISAKDLEQNAKDLIDYIQQATARLINSCTDNTTADFETIILPLAGIDNKVKSRIQYIALFQAISPCVDIRKASSAAINLVDKAYLSIFQNDDIFRLVNRVREHASAHLMDEEDTRLLNKFHWMFVENGMYLTGKSRERFTWISRRLIELRVKFMETLGTDPGCLWKSKEQLVGVPLDRLSTGADEDGHEDLYRVPLTKPITNLILSECRVSETRKDVFLHSSTRYKDNVEIFREIIVLRDESSRLLGFPSFAARKLSQQMLASPARVDGFLQHLHDALKPLADDEMLELQELAKTRDPIQLWDFDFYHTRMLQEQNHVDHEYISQWFPAKVTIQRMLGIYGNLFGLQFEKVEALESFHTWHPDVDLFSVWEENKSSFIGYLYIDVFPRDGKYNHAANFNIYPSYLNTEGKQTPVVTALVCNVSRAEPALLRHTEVIAIFHELGHGIHDLVGKSKYAIFHGHRTVADFTEAPSQLLEYWCWVPSCLQRLTCHYSYVSQEYHKHWLDGQKEKDVTQPPMEITLDLAENLGATKQLNQGILTLRQVAFSKFDMQIHHPASHRDVETLDISELYNSLLENTTGLRGPGDGYDWGNGHVTTSHYVWGQEASYYSYLYTRTLAADIWSSCFKMSPLSREAGLRYRRQILNNGGSKDEHKAVQNLLVRVSTPEAYLRDIGCQLTPLPL from the exons ATGAGTGAGCAAACTATCAttccacctccacctcccaaGTTCGACATCTCGGCAAAGGATCTAGAACAAAATGCGAAAGACCTAATTGATTACATTCAGCAAGCGACCGCTCGTCTGATTAACTCCTGCACAGACAACACCACTGCCGACTTCGAGACAATCATCTTACCGTTAGCTGGCATCGACAATAAGGTCAAGTCACGAATACAATACATAGCTCTATTTCAAGCCATTTCTCCTTGTGTAGATATCAGGAAGGCATCTTCCGCGGCGATAAATCTTGTGGACAAGGCTTACCTGAGCATATTTCAGAATGACGACATCTTTCGATTGGTAAATCGCGTACGAGAGCATGCGTCGGCACATTtaatggatgaagaggatactCGGCTACTTAACAAATTCCACTGGATGTTTGTGGAAAACGGGATGTATCTGACAGGCAAGAGCCGGGAGCGCTTTACCTGGATTTCTCGCCGCTTGATCGAGCTTCGTGTCAAATTCATGGAGACCCTCGGTACAGACCCGGGCTGCCTGTGGAAGAGCAAAGAACAGCTAGTTGGTGTGCCGTTGGATAGACTGTCGACCGGAGCAGACGAGGATGGCCATGAGGACTTGTATCGAGTCCCTCTCACCAAACCAATCACCAATCTCATATTATCCGAATGCCGGGTCTCGGAAACTCGCAAGGACGTTTTCTTGCACAGCAGTACCCGATATAAAGACAACGTGGAAATCTTCCGGGAGATTATCGTTTTACGTGATGAATCCTCTCGTCTGTTAGGATTTCCCTCTTTCGCGGCCCGAAAGCTGTCGCAGCAAATGCTAGCCTCGCCTGCTCGCGTGGATGGTTTCTTGCAGCATCTTCACGACGCTTTAAAGCCACTAGCAGACGACGAGATGCTGGAGCTACAAGAGCTAGCTAAAACCCGCGACCCAATTCAACTCTGGGATTTTGACTTCTACCATACGAGAATGCTACAAGAGCAAAACCATGTGGATCACGAATATATCTCACAATGGTTTCCTGCTAAAGTGACTATACAACGCATGCTCGGGATATATGGGAATTTGTTCGGCTTGCAATTTGAGAAAGTTGAAGCTTTGGAAAGCTTTCATACTTGGCACCCGGACGTGGATCTATTCTCCGTCTGGGAGGAAAACAAGTCTTCTTTCATCGGGTATCTATACATCGATGTCTTTCCTCGTGATGGTAAATATAATCATGCCGCCAATTTCAATATTTACCCT AGCTATTTAAACACCGAAGGAAAACAGACTCCAGTGGTAACGGCTCTGGTGTGTAACGTTTCCCGGGCCGAACCAGCGCTATTAAGACACACAGAAGTCATTGCAATATTCCATGAGCTAGGACATG GGATACACGACCTAGTAGGCAAATCAAAATACGCCATATTCCATGGTCATCGAACAGTAGCCGATTTCACCGAAGCACCCAGTCAATTGCTGGAATACTGGTGCTGGGTTCCGAGTTGCCTCCAGAGACTCACTTGCCACTACTCCTACGTCTCCCAGGAGTATCACAAGCACTGGTTAGAtggccaaaaagaaaaggatgtAACACAACCTCCTATGGAGATTACCCTCGACCTGGCTGAAAACCTTGGGGCTACTAAGCAGCTTAACCAGGGCATACTTACTCTTCGACAAGTAGCGTTCAGCAAGTTCGACATGCAGATACATCATCCGGCTTCGCATCGCGATGTGGAGACTTTGGATATTTCTGAGCTCTATAATTCTCTACTAGAGAATACGACCGGACTTCGTGGGCCCGGAGATGGTTATGATTGGGGTAATGGCCATGTCACTACCTCGCATTATGTCTGGGGTCAAGAGGCTAGTTATTATTCATACCTGTA TACCCGTACACTAGCAGCGGACATATGGTCATCGTGTTTCAAGATGTCTCCTTTGAGTCGGGAGGCAGGCTTACGGTATCGACGGCAGATCTTGAATAACGGTGGTAGTAAGGATGAGCACAAAGCGGTGCAGAATCTTCTGGTGAGGGTGTCCACCCCGGAGGCATATTTGCGGGATATTGGTTGCCAGCTCACCCCTCTTCCCTTATAA
- a CDS encoding uncharacterized protein (ankyrin), translated as MVLPDFERRDPFMAMRSWLSQLMFHTEALGFIRKKWESTQGQRAARGDVISLLRAIVSAIPECTFTLDGLDECDWAKGSWSGNSDDSITSFLRALRRATAGTSTRILIVSRDEPEIRRGLSNESPYDPVFEHRIIPEDVQNDVLTYCRSIVEEKLSTKTDEAKDEITKKLADRCNGQFLWIRLQQDTLRSGKSQRKLEQAINSTPSGIEHIFERNWMKIMGLTEEDRTRAISLLRWTAFSLRPLTISEISGALVISEDDDELLLDDLPDSIDEYYVNTEIKELCGSFLEVRDAQDKSDVRLKTVHLTHFSVKEYLLRNLPIEGKVLQPNSTFSSSTEVIENTIIAKKCLRFVNSQEAWLGTSGVQVEEFLSTFRKYAAGSWYRHVELGNMSDTELRSSVAALFDPKNPNWPLWKAWFDANDTKAVERNARCGVATAGPLYYASWLGLTDSVASLIHELKPDVNNRGYDEQTPLGVASEEGNLEIVRTLLEQGADVTMADIDGWTPIYTASHIGHTEVVRLLIENGSNVNTSESGGCTPVNTACYQGHVETVKLLLKSGADIYTATNKGITPLYAASAGGHIEVVKLLLKWGADIDYANKYGDTPLSASSSKGHPAVSKLLVETGADIEAKNNFGRTPLHLASLDGHIEIVILLLERDAYVEAKDIHEWTPLMNASFEGHAEVVKALSGRGADIEAKSANGHTALMYASTEGHIEVTDIGFTPLMFASSYGHIEVVKLLLKHGADFTNRDITGTTSLHVAAYDGHVKVVEIFLQASSTHVDALNRLNRTPLFQAAARGHLCVVNTLLSHKANAKIKDHYRSTPLLMAVRNGHKDVVGRLITLADSSIHFQNGLDQTLLWWAARCGDAGIVELIVRWAKEHNIEAIESDLQVDGSLVKLGEPSRYCDVCIRDLRANEVYYKFKTCFDFNICSECF; from the exons ATGGTCCTGCCGG aCTTCGAACGCAGAGACCCCTTTATGGCAATGAGATCATGGTTATCTCAGCTGATGTTTCACACGGAGGCGCTCGGATTTATTCGCAAAAAGTGGGAATCGACACAAGGGCAGAGAGCAGCACGTGGGGACGTTATCAGTCTTCTTCGGGCGATTGTATCAGCCATCCCCGAGTGCACCTTCACCCTGGATGGATTGGATGAATGCGATTGGGCGAAAGGATCCTGGTCCGGGAACAGCGATGACTCCATTACCAGCTTTCTTAGAGCCTTAAGACGAGCGACCGCAGGCACATCTACGCGGATCCTGATCGTTAGCCGGGATGAGCCAGAGATTAGACGTGGCCTTTCCAACGAGAGTCCCTATGACCCGGTGTTTGAGCATCGGATCATACCTGAGGATGTTCAAAACGATGTCTTGACGTATTGCAGAAGTATTGTAGAGGAGAAATTGTCGACAAAGACCGATGAAGCAAAGGACGAGATCACAAAGAAACTAGCGGATCGCTGTAATGGACAGTTCTTATGGATCAGGCTGCAGCAAGACACTCTGCGCAGCGGCAAAAGCCAGAGAAAGCTTGAGCAAGCCATCAACTCTACTCCATCTGGGATCGAACACATATTCGAACGAAATTGGATGAAGATTATGGGACTTACAGAGGAGGACAGAACCCGCGCTATCTCCCTCCTACGCTGGACTGCATTTAGCCTACGTCCGCTGACAATTAGTGAGATATCTGGAGCACTAGTCATCagcgaagatgatgatgaacttCTACTGGATGATTTGCCGGACAGTATTGACGAGTACTACGTGAATACCGAGATAAAAGAGCTCTGTGGGTCATTTTTAGAAGTCAGAGACGCTCAAGATAAGAGCGATGTCAGATTGAAAACGGTACATCTGACACATTTCTCGGTGAAGGAGTACCTGCTCCGTAATCTTCCCATCGAAGGCAAAGTTCTGCAGCCTAATTCAACGTTCAGCTCATCTACCGAGGTCATCGAGAATACGATAATTGCCAAGAAGTGCCTTCGCTTTGTGAATAGTCAAGAAGCCTGGCTTGGGACGTCCGGAGTACAGGTCGAAGAATTTTTAAGCACCTTTCGAAAATATGCGGCTGGGTCGTGGTACCGACATGTCGAGCTGGGCAACATGAGCGACACCGAGTTGAGGAGCTCCGTCGCTGCACTTTTTGATCCAAAAAACCCAAACTGGCCTTTGTGGAAGGCGTGGTTTGACGCAAATGACACGAAAGCCGTGGAGAGGAATGCAAGATGTGGAGTCGCAACAGCTGGCCCTTTGTACTACGCATCCTGGCTTGGACTGACAGATTCTGTGGCTTCTTTAATCCACGAGCTCAAGCCTGACGTAAATAACAGGGGCTATGATGAACAGACACCCCTGGGGGTAGCCAGCGAGGAGGGGAATTTGGAGATTGTTAGAACTCTCCTTGAGCAGGGGGCGGATGTCACGATGGCAGATATTGACGGATGGACACCAATATATACAGCGTCACACATTGGCCACACAGAGGTGGTCAGACTGCTTATAGAAAACGGTTCAAATGTCAACACCTCCGAAAGCGGTGGGTGCACTCCAGTTAATACGGCTTGTTACCAAGGGCATGTTGAGACTGTGAAGTTACTCCTCAAGAGCGGTGCAGACATCTATACTGCAACCAATAAAGGAATAACACCTCTCTATGCAGCCTCAGCCGGAGGACATATTGAGGTAGTAAAACTGCTTCTCAAGTGGGGGGCAGACATTGATTATGCCAACAAATATGGAGACACGCCTCtatcagcatcatcaagcAAAGGCCACCCTGCTGTATCTAAGCTACTTGTTGAAACTGGGGCAGATATTGAAGCAAAGAACAATTTCGGGCGTACACCGCTGCATTTAGCGTCACTTGACGGCCATATTGAAATAGTCATACTACTTCTTGAACGTGATGCCTATGTTGAGGCAAAGGATATTCATGAATGGACACCGCTAATGAACGCCTCATTTGAAGGTCATGCCGAGGTAGTCAAGGCACTCTCTGGACGGGGTGCCGATATTGAGGCGAAAAGTGCTAATGGGCATACGGCTCTAATGTACGCCTCAACAGAGGGTCATATTGAGGTG ACTGATATTGGATTTACGCCGCTAATGTTTGCTTCATCCTATGGCCATATTGAGGTGGTCAAGTTACTTCTCAAACACGGTGCAGATTTTACAAATCGTGACATAACAGGAACCACCTCACTGCATGTAGCCGCATATGATGGCCACGTGAAGGTGGTTGAGATATTCCTTCAGGCATCAAGCACCCATGTTGATGCCTTGAATCGGTTGAACCGAACACCACTGTTTCAAGCTGCTGCCCGGGGCCACCTTTGTGTAGTAAATACCCTTCTTTCGCATAAGGCCAATGCGAAAATCAAAGATCACTATCGCTCTACACCTCTACTTATGGCTGTCAGAAACGGGCACAAGGACGTTGTCGGACGGTTGATCACCCTCGCAGACTCCTCCATTCACTTTCAGAATGGGTTAGATCAAACTTTACTTTGGTGGGCGGCAAGATGTGGGGACGCTGGAATTGTTGAATTGATAGTTCGCTGGGCAAAAGAACATAATATCGAGGCTATTGAGAGTGATCTCCAGGTGGATGGCTCTCTGGTGAAGCTGGGTGAGCCTTCTAGGTACTGTGATGTGTGCATTCGAGATTTGCGCGCCAACGAAGTCTACTACAAGTTTAAGACCTGCTTCGACTTTAATATCTGCTCAGAATGTTTTTGA